In Streptococcus uberis, a single window of DNA contains:
- a CDS encoding ACT domain-containing protein, with product MKAIITVVGKDSKGIVAGVSGKIADLGMNIDDISQTVLNDYFTMMALVSWEEKKDFTQLRQEFDTFGDSLHVKINIQSTAIFDAMHNL from the coding sequence ATGAAAGCCATAATTACTGTTGTAGGTAAAGATAGCAAAGGAATTGTTGCTGGTGTATCTGGGAAAATAGCCGATCTGGGCATGAATATTGATGATATTTCACAAACGGTTTTAAATGATTATTTCACTATGATGGCTCTGGTATCATGGGAAGAAAAAAAAGATTTTACGCAATTACGTCAAGAATTTGACACCTTTGGTGACAGTCTTCATGTCAAAATCAACATTCAAAGCACTGCCATTTTTGATGCCATGCATAACCTATAG
- a CDS encoding cold-shock protein, whose translation MTNGTVKWFNAEKGFGFITQENGTDVFAHFSEIQSNGFKSLDEGQKVSFDLEQGQRGLQATNICKIA comes from the coding sequence ATGACAAACGGAACAGTAAAATGGTTTAACGCAGAAAAAGGCTTTGGCTTTATCACTCAAGAAAACGGTACAGACGTTTTCGCTCATTTCTCAGAAATTCAATCTAATGGTTTTAAATCATTAGATGAAGGTCAAAAAGTGTCTTTCGATCTTGAACAAGGCCAACGTGGACTTCAAGCTACAAATATTTGCAAAATAGCTTAA
- a CDS encoding GlsB/YeaQ/YmgE family stress response membrane protein: MIGSLIVGAIIGMIAGKITEKGGQMGCFTNIAAGLIGSSVGQAIFGHWGPHLAGMAIFPSILGAVIVVAVVSYFLDRP, from the coding sequence ATGATTGGATCGCTTATCGTTGGTGCTATCATCGGGATGATAGCTGGTAAAATTACTGAAAAAGGTGGACAGATGGGCTGTTTCACCAATATTGCGGCTGGATTAATTGGTTCTTCAGTTGGTCAAGCTATTTTTGGACATTGGGGTCCCCACCTTGCAGGAATGGCAATCTTTCCTTCAATTTTAGGAGCAGTCATTGTCGTTGCAGTGGTATCTTATTTTTTAGATAGACCTTAA
- a CDS encoding DMT family transporter — MVLVAGTAWGLSGVSGQYLMTHGVNLNLLTSLRLIIAGSILGLFTLIKQREKIRTLLSDKKGVKQLIFFSLAGLLMNQFTYMNAIKYTNAGTATVLQYMSPVLILVAVSVVEKRLPSVAEALSIILAVLGTVIIATHGHLGSLAITPKGLFWGVLSAISAALYVLLPGPIVDKWGSMPVISLAMLFSGILFTLFTQPWQYDLPLTTGNGIALVGLVLVGTIIAYTLFVEGASIVGPVKGSLIAAVEPIASVFFSIILLSETFYSMDILGMLLIMVAVLLISLRDFVFLKKQEHLKEMG, encoded by the coding sequence ATGGTATTAGTGGCAGGAACAGCATGGGGCTTGTCAGGTGTTTCTGGTCAATATTTAATGACACATGGGGTCAACTTGAACCTTCTGACGTCATTACGTCTTATCATTGCTGGCAGTATTTTAGGTCTTTTTACGCTTATCAAGCAAAGAGAAAAAATACGAACTCTTCTTAGTGATAAAAAGGGAGTCAAACAGCTGATTTTCTTTAGTTTAGCTGGACTTCTCATGAATCAGTTTACGTATATGAATGCTATTAAATATACGAATGCTGGAACAGCTACCGTTTTACAATACATGTCACCTGTATTGATTCTGGTGGCTGTATCAGTTGTTGAAAAACGTCTCCCTTCAGTCGCGGAAGCCTTGTCAATTATTCTGGCGGTCCTTGGAACTGTTATTATCGCAACCCATGGCCATTTAGGAAGCTTAGCCATTACTCCAAAAGGACTCTTTTGGGGTGTCTTATCTGCCATTTCTGCAGCCTTATATGTCCTTTTACCTGGTCCAATTGTGGATAAATGGGGAAGTATGCCGGTGATTAGTTTGGCTATGCTATTTTCTGGGATTTTATTTACACTTTTCACTCAACCTTGGCAATATGACCTGCCTTTAACAACTGGCAATGGCATTGCACTAGTCGGTCTTGTTTTAGTTGGAACAATTATCGCCTATACTCTTTTTGTTGAAGGGGCCAGTATTGTAGGTCCAGTCAAGGGCAGTTTGATTGCAGCTGTTGAACCTATTGCTTCTGTCTTTTTTTCAATAATCTTATTGTCCGAAACATTTTATAGCATGGATATCTTAGGAATGCTCCTTATTATGGTAGCTGTCTTACTCATTTCTTTAAGAGATTTTGTTTTCTTGAAAAAGCAGGAACATTTAAAAGAAATGGGTTAA
- the gatB gene encoding Asp-tRNA(Asn)/Glu-tRNA(Gln) amidotransferase subunit GatB produces MNFETIIGLEVHVELNTNSKIFSPSSAHFGQEANANTNVIDWSFPGVLPVINKGVIDAGIKAALALNMDIHKKMHFDRKNYFYPDNPKAYQISQFDEPIGFNGWIDITLEDGTSKKIRIERAHLEEDAGKNTHGTDGYSYVDLNRQGVPLIEIVSEADMRSPEEAYAYLTALKEIIQYTGISDVKMEEGSMRVDANISLRPYGQKEFGTKTELKNLNSFSNVRKGLEFEVERQAKVLRSGGVIRQETRRYDEASKGTILMRVKEGAADYRYFPEPDLPLYEIDDAWIEEMRHELPQFPAQRRATYINDLGLSSYDANQLTATKAMSDFFEKAVALGGDAKQVSNWLQGEVAQYLNAEGKAIQEISLTPANLVEMIGIIADGTISSKIAKKVFVHLAKNGGSAREYVEKAGLVQISDPDVLIPIIHRVFEEQEAAVADFKSGKRNADKAFTGFLMKATKGQANPQVAQQLLAQELQKLLD; encoded by the coding sequence ATGAATTTTGAAACCATCATTGGATTAGAAGTCCACGTTGAACTAAATACCAATTCAAAAATCTTTTCACCTTCTTCCGCTCATTTTGGACAAGAAGCTAACGCAAACACCAATGTTATTGACTGGTCTTTTCCAGGTGTTTTACCAGTCATTAACAAAGGTGTTATAGATGCTGGAATCAAAGCTGCGCTGGCACTGAACATGGATATCCATAAAAAGATGCACTTTGACCGCAAGAATTATTTTTATCCAGATAATCCTAAAGCTTACCAAATTTCACAATTTGACGAGCCAATTGGTTTTAATGGATGGATTGACATTACTTTAGAAGATGGTACAAGCAAAAAAATTCGTATTGAACGTGCCCACTTAGAAGAAGATGCTGGAAAAAATACGCATGGGACAGATGGCTACTCTTATGTCGATTTAAACCGACAAGGGGTTCCTCTCATTGAAATTGTTTCTGAAGCTGACATGCGTTCACCAGAAGAAGCCTATGCTTACCTAACAGCTCTGAAAGAAATTATCCAATACACAGGGATTTCAGACGTTAAAATGGAAGAGGGTTCTATGCGTGTTGACGCCAACATTTCCTTACGTCCATATGGCCAAAAAGAGTTTGGAACAAAGACAGAATTAAAGAATTTGAATTCCTTCTCAAATGTGCGTAAAGGTTTGGAATTTGAAGTAGAACGTCAAGCTAAAGTGTTACGATCAGGTGGAGTGATTCGTCAAGAAACACGACGCTATGATGAAGCATCTAAAGGCACAATCTTAATGCGTGTCAAAGAAGGTGCTGCCGATTATCGTTATTTCCCTGAACCAGATTTACCTTTGTATGAAATTGATGATGCTTGGATTGAAGAAATGCGACATGAACTGCCTCAATTCCCGGCTCAAAGACGTGCAACTTATATTAATGACTTGGGACTTTCATCTTATGATGCAAACCAATTAACGGCTACTAAGGCTATGTCTGATTTCTTTGAAAAAGCTGTTGCTCTTGGAGGCGATGCTAAACAAGTATCTAATTGGTTACAAGGTGAAGTTGCTCAATACTTGAATGCTGAAGGAAAAGCGATTCAAGAAATCTCATTAACTCCAGCCAACCTGGTGGAAATGATTGGCATTATTGCTGATGGTACCATTTCTTCTAAAATTGCTAAGAAAGTCTTTGTACACTTAGCTAAAAATGGTGGTTCAGCAAGAGAATATGTTGAAAAAGCAGGCCTTGTTCAAATCTCTGATCCGGATGTTTTAATTCCTATCATTCATCGCGTTTTTGAAGAACAAGAAGCAGCTGTTGCTGACTTTAAGTCAGGAAAACGTAATGCCGATAAAGCTTTTACTGGTTTCTTAATGAAAGCCACAAAAGGTCAAGCTAATCCGCAAGTTGCACAGCAACTCTTGGCTCAAGAATTACAAAAATTATTAGATTAA
- the gatA gene encoding Asp-tRNA(Asn)/Glu-tRNA(Gln) amidotransferase subunit GatA — MSLNHKTIDELHTLLLSKEISAKELTQATLDDIKAREDAVGSFITLAEEKALSQAEAIDARGIDPNNVMSGIPFAVKDNISTEGILTTAASKMLYNYEPIFNATAIEKAYAKDMIVIGKTNMDEFAMGGSTETSYFKKTKNAWDHSKVPGGSSGGSATAVASGQVRLSLGSDTGGSIRQPAAFNGIVGMKPTYGTVSRFGLIAFGSSLDQIGPFSQTVKENAQLLNVIAGSDDKDSTSAPVQIADYTSAIGKDVKGMKIALPKEYLGEGIDPKIKENILEAAKQFEKLGATVEEVSLPHSKYGVAVYYIIASSEASSNLQRFDGIRYGYRAQDAKTLEEIYVNTRSQGFGEEVKRRIMLGTFSLSSGYYDAYFKKAGQVRTLIIQDFEKVFADYDLIIGPTAPTVAFGLDTLNHDPVSMYLADLLTIPVNLAGLPGISIPSGFVDGLPVGLQLIGPKYSEERIYQAAAAFEATTDYHKQQPVIFGGEK, encoded by the coding sequence ATGTCATTGAATCATAAAACGATTGATGAGTTACACACGTTACTCCTTTCGAAAGAGATTTCAGCAAAAGAACTAACGCAAGCTACCTTAGACGATATCAAAGCGCGTGAAGATGCCGTTGGCTCTTTTATTACTTTGGCAGAAGAAAAAGCCTTATCACAAGCAGAAGCTATTGATGCCAGAGGCATTGATCCTAATAATGTGATGTCAGGGATTCCATTTGCTGTAAAAGATAACATTTCCACTGAGGGTATCTTAACAACAGCTGCCTCAAAAATGTTATATAACTATGAACCTATTTTTAATGCGACAGCTATTGAAAAAGCTTATGCTAAAGATATGATCGTTATTGGTAAAACCAATATGGATGAATTTGCCATGGGTGGGTCAACAGAAACCTCATACTTCAAGAAAACCAAGAATGCTTGGGATCACAGTAAGGTTCCTGGAGGTTCATCTGGTGGTTCTGCAACAGCAGTTGCTTCAGGTCAGGTACGTCTTTCTTTAGGATCTGATACAGGGGGGTCTATTAGACAACCTGCAGCCTTTAATGGGATTGTCGGGATGAAGCCAACTTACGGTACCGTTTCACGTTTTGGTTTGATTGCATTTGGTTCATCATTAGACCAAATTGGTCCATTTTCACAAACTGTTAAAGAAAATGCGCAGTTATTGAATGTCATCGCGGGATCAGATGACAAAGATTCAACATCAGCACCTGTGCAAATTGCAGACTATACTTCAGCAATTGGAAAAGACGTCAAAGGGATGAAAATTGCTTTGCCGAAAGAATACCTTGGTGAGGGCATTGATCCTAAAATTAAAGAAAATATCTTAGAAGCTGCCAAACAATTTGAAAAATTGGGGGCTACTGTAGAGGAAGTTAGCTTACCACACAGCAAGTATGGGGTAGCAGTATATTACATTATTGCATCATCAGAAGCTTCTTCAAATTTACAACGATTCGATGGTATCCGATATGGTTACCGTGCTCAAGATGCAAAAACCCTTGAAGAAATCTATGTCAATACGCGTAGCCAAGGTTTTGGAGAGGAAGTTAAACGTCGTATTATGCTTGGAACATTTAGTTTATCATCCGGTTATTATGATGCTTACTTCAAAAAAGCTGGACAAGTGCGCACATTGATTATTCAAGACTTTGAAAAGGTATTTGCTGACTATGATTTGATTATAGGTCCTACCGCACCAACAGTTGCCTTTGGATTAGACACACTCAATCATGACCCTGTTTCAATGTACCTAGCCGACTTGTTGACCATTCCTGTCAATCTGGCAGGTCTACCAGGTATTTCAATCCCCTCAGGATTTGTGGATGGCTTGCCAGTTGGCCTACAACTCATAGGACCAAAATATAGCGAAGAGCGTATCTATCAAGCAGCTGCAGCATTCGAAGCAACGACTGACTATCATAAACAACAACCCGTTATTTTTGGAGGTGAGAAGTAA
- the gatC gene encoding Asp-tRNA(Asn)/Glu-tRNA(Gln) amidotransferase subunit GatC, with amino-acid sequence MKISEEEVRHVATLSKLAFSEEETSQFATTLTKIVDMVELLNEVDTEGVAITTTMADRKNVMRPDLAQAGTNREDLFKNVPEKENNFIKVPAILEDGGDA; translated from the coding sequence ATGAAAATTTCTGAAGAAGAAGTACGCCATGTGGCGACGCTGTCAAAATTAGCATTTTCTGAAGAAGAAACGAGCCAATTCGCGACAACCTTAACTAAAATCGTCGACATGGTAGAGCTATTGAATGAAGTAGATACAGAGGGTGTTGCCATTACAACAACAATGGCAGACCGGAAAAACGTCATGCGTCCAGACCTTGCACAAGCTGGGACGAATAGAGAAGATTTGTTTAAAAATGTGCCTGAGAAAGAAAATAACTTTATCAAGGTTCCTGCTATTCTTGAAGACGGAGGTGACGCTTAA
- the ppdK gene encoding pyruvate, phosphate dikinase, translated as MERKFVYRFAEGHKDMRHLLGGKGANLAEMTSIGLPVPQGFTITTEACNDYYANEGLIRSEILEEIDRALAQLEVEQGKQLGSDQDPLLVSVRSGAVFSMPGMMDTILNLGLNDQSVQGLIAATQNERFAYDSYRRFIQMFADVAIGIPKYKFEAILDSVKEANAYQYDTDLTSLDLQQIVTAYKDLYYKETGNPFPQTPKEQLLLAIEAVFKSWNNPRAKVYRKLNDISHDLGTAVNIQSMVFGNMGENSGTGVAFTRNPSTGEHDLFGEYLINAQGEDVVAGIRTPQSINRLKEDMPDIYQEFLQITKLLENHYRDMQDVEFTIEKGKLFMLQTRNGKRTAKAAIKIAVDQVKEGLITEEEAVLRIDPSQLEQLLHPSFDPKDLKKAELLTKGLPASPGAACGRVYFHADDAVREAKNGNDVLLVRQETSPEDIEGMVSAKGIVTARGGMTSHAAVVARGMGKPCVAGCSQILVDEQEREITLGNIVIEEGDYLSIDGATGSVYIGQVPMASTALDNDFKTFMTWVDEKRDMKVRSNADNPRDAQKALDFGAEGIGLCRTEHMFFDEERIPLVRQMIVADNLEDRVKALDKLLPHQRDDFYQLFKVLDGKSCTIRLLDPPLHEFLPHDQESIESLAKQLNMSPKALEKRVKELAEFNPMLGHRGCRLAITYPEMYQMQARAIAQGAIKAHQEGHPVSPEIMVPLVSTVEELKIIRKLIEETVNHELEEAQLSIPYTIGTMIEIPRACVTADDIAKEADFFSFGTNDLTQMGFGFSRDDAGKFLGEYIEKDIFDKDPFQTLDQKGVGRLLNMAVTLGRQTKSDLKMGICGEHGGEPQTVEFCYNQGLNYVSCSPFRIPIAKLAAAQAKIKASGSQLQLDK; from the coding sequence ATGGAGAGAAAGTTTGTTTATCGTTTTGCAGAAGGTCATAAAGACATGAGGCATTTGCTAGGTGGAAAAGGTGCCAACCTAGCAGAAATGACAAGCATTGGTTTACCTGTACCGCAAGGATTCACGATTACGACGGAAGCTTGTAACGACTATTATGCTAACGAAGGGCTAATTCGTTCTGAAATTTTAGAAGAAATTGACCGTGCTTTGGCACAATTAGAAGTTGAACAGGGCAAGCAACTTGGTAGTGATCAGGATCCTTTGCTGGTATCGGTACGTTCAGGTGCTGTCTTTTCAATGCCAGGTATGATGGACACCATATTAAACTTGGGTTTAAATGATCAAAGTGTCCAAGGATTGATTGCTGCGACGCAAAATGAACGCTTTGCCTATGATAGTTATCGTCGTTTTATCCAAATGTTTGCGGATGTGGCCATTGGTATTCCTAAGTATAAGTTTGAAGCTATTCTTGATTCAGTAAAAGAAGCTAATGCTTATCAGTATGATACTGATTTGACATCACTTGACTTACAACAAATTGTAACCGCATACAAAGATCTTTATTATAAAGAAACAGGAAACCCATTCCCGCAAACTCCAAAGGAACAACTCCTTTTAGCTATTGAAGCCGTTTTTAAATCATGGAATAATCCGCGTGCAAAAGTCTATCGTAAATTAAATGATATTTCTCATGATCTCGGAACTGCTGTCAATATTCAGTCCATGGTTTTTGGTAATATGGGAGAAAATAGTGGGACTGGTGTTGCTTTTACGCGTAATCCTTCAACAGGGGAACACGATCTTTTTGGTGAATACTTAATCAATGCTCAGGGAGAAGACGTTGTCGCAGGGATCAGGACACCTCAAAGTATTAACCGACTTAAAGAAGACATGCCTGATATTTATCAAGAATTTTTGCAAATCACAAAACTTTTGGAAAATCATTACCGTGATATGCAGGATGTTGAGTTTACCATTGAAAAAGGCAAATTATTTATGTTACAAACGCGAAATGGTAAACGTACGGCAAAAGCAGCTATCAAAATTGCAGTTGATCAAGTTAAAGAAGGTCTTATCACTGAAGAAGAAGCTGTATTACGAATTGATCCTAGCCAATTAGAACAACTCTTACACCCTTCCTTTGACCCTAAAGATCTTAAAAAGGCTGAACTCCTTACAAAAGGCTTGCCTGCTTCTCCCGGTGCAGCTTGTGGACGTGTTTATTTCCATGCGGATGATGCAGTGCGAGAAGCTAAAAACGGAAATGATGTTCTCTTGGTAAGACAGGAAACCTCACCAGAAGATATTGAAGGAATGGTGAGTGCTAAAGGTATTGTAACAGCAAGAGGAGGAATGACCTCTCATGCTGCAGTTGTTGCTCGAGGTATGGGAAAACCATGTGTCGCTGGTTGTAGTCAGATTTTAGTAGATGAGCAAGAACGAGAGATTACTTTAGGAAATATTGTCATAGAAGAAGGAGATTACCTATCAATTGATGGGGCGACAGGTTCTGTCTATATTGGCCAAGTTCCAATGGCTTCTACTGCCTTGGACAATGACTTTAAAACCTTTATGACTTGGGTGGATGAGAAACGCGATATGAAGGTTAGAAGTAATGCTGATAACCCACGTGATGCGCAAAAAGCTTTAGATTTTGGTGCAGAAGGTATTGGACTTTGCCGTACAGAACACATGTTTTTTGATGAAGAAAGAATACCACTTGTTCGTCAAATGATTGTTGCTGATAATCTTGAAGACCGTGTCAAAGCTTTGGACAAGCTATTGCCTCATCAACGGGATGATTTTTATCAATTATTTAAGGTACTTGATGGCAAATCCTGCACGATTCGTCTGTTAGATCCTCCCTTACATGAATTCTTGCCGCACGACCAAGAATCTATTGAGAGTCTTGCTAAGCAACTGAACATGTCACCAAAGGCACTTGAAAAGAGGGTGAAAGAGTTGGCAGAATTTAACCCAATGTTAGGTCATCGCGGTTGTCGCTTAGCTATAACCTACCCAGAAATGTATCAAATGCAAGCTAGAGCTATTGCTCAGGGTGCTATCAAAGCGCATCAAGAGGGTCATCCAGTCAGTCCTGAAATTATGGTACCTTTGGTAAGCACGGTTGAAGAATTGAAAATTATTAGAAAGCTGATTGAAGAAACGGTTAATCATGAACTTGAAGAAGCTCAACTTTCAATTCCATACACCATTGGAACGATGATTGAAATTCCAAGAGCTTGTGTGACTGCTGATGACATTGCTAAAGAAGCTGATTTCTTTAGCTTTGGTACCAACGACTTAACACAAATGGGCTTTGGTTTTTCTCGCGATGATGCTGGAAAATTCTTAGGTGAATATATTGAGAAAGATATCTTTGATAAGGATCCTTTCCAAACATTAGATCAAAAAGGGGTTGGTAGACTTCTCAATATGGCAGTTACCTTAGGACGCCAAACCAAATCTGATTTGAAGATGGGAATTTGTGGAGAACATGGTGGAGAACCGCAGACAGTTGAATTCTGTTATAATCAGGGCTTGAATTATGTGTCATGCTCACCGTTTAGAATTCCAATTGCTAAGTTAGCCGCTGCCCAAGCTAAGATAAAAGCCTCTGGTTCACAGTTACAATTAGATAAATAA
- a CDS encoding pyruvate, water dikinase regulatory protein, whose amino-acid sequence MDDQLTIFIISDSLGVTARAIAKACIQQFPNHDNWQFERYSNINNKELLDKVLEKAKDKNVCLMFSLVDDDLARYAQERSEEEHFVYVDLLSNVIKAMSKLSGVEPLGQPGLLRKLDKHYFKRVEAIEFAVKYDDGKDPRGILKADLILLGISRTSKTPLSMYLADKHLKVVNIPIVPEVPLPKELNEVSPKKIVGLTNSVERLSQVRKERLRSLGVSGTASYANKDRIYEEAAYAEEVMRKLKCPIINVSDKAIEETATIILEMIKENQL is encoded by the coding sequence ATGGACGATCAGTTAACAATTTTTATTATTTCTGATTCGCTTGGTGTAACAGCACGTGCTATTGCTAAAGCCTGTATTCAGCAATTTCCTAATCATGATAATTGGCAATTTGAGCGTTATTCTAATATCAATAACAAAGAATTGTTAGATAAGGTTCTTGAAAAAGCTAAAGATAAAAATGTATGCTTAATGTTTAGTTTGGTAGATGATGACTTAGCAAGATATGCACAAGAACGATCAGAAGAAGAACACTTTGTCTATGTTGACCTCTTATCTAATGTGATTAAAGCTATGTCGAAACTATCTGGTGTAGAGCCATTAGGTCAACCAGGTCTGTTAAGAAAGCTAGATAAACACTATTTTAAACGTGTTGAGGCTATCGAATTTGCTGTAAAATACGACGATGGAAAAGATCCTAGAGGTATTTTAAAAGCCGATTTGATTTTATTAGGCATTTCAAGAACGTCAAAGACCCCATTAAGCATGTACTTGGCTGATAAACATCTAAAAGTGGTCAACATTCCTATTGTTCCAGAAGTACCACTACCAAAAGAATTGAATGAGGTGAGTCCCAAAAAAATTGTGGGGCTGACCAATTCTGTCGAGCGTTTAAGTCAGGTTCGAAAAGAGCGCCTTCGGTCGCTTGGCGTTTCGGGAACAGCTTCTTATGCCAACAAAGATCGTATTTACGAAGAAGCTGCCTATGCTGAAGAAGTCATGAGAAAATTAAAATGCCCTATCATTAATGTTTCGGATAAGGCAATTGAAGAAACAGCAACAATTATTTTAGAAATGATTAAAGAAAACCAATTATAA
- a CDS encoding helix-turn-helix transcriptional regulator has protein sequence MILIQLSKRQEEISQIVQTHQPITGEKIAELLHVTRATLRSDLVVLTMLGILDAKPKVGYFYIEQEETNNEYQLFKEMKVSDVMGVPLTVSQKESVYDVIVNIFMEDAGCAFILDDNDHLCGVVSRKDLLKASIGGGDLSKIPIGMIMTRMPNISTVLETDLLFEATEKLVARQVDSLPVVRLLEGNHYQVVGKLSKTIITKLFLEIKG, from the coding sequence GTGATCCTTATTCAACTATCAAAAAGACAAGAAGAAATTAGTCAAATTGTTCAAACGCATCAACCAATCACGGGAGAAAAAATTGCGGAATTATTACATGTCACCAGGGCAACCCTTCGATCGGATTTGGTTGTCTTAACCATGCTCGGCATTTTGGATGCAAAGCCCAAGGTGGGGTATTTTTACATAGAACAAGAAGAGACAAATAACGAATACCAATTGTTTAAAGAAATGAAAGTCTCTGATGTGATGGGAGTTCCTTTGACAGTTTCACAAAAGGAGTCGGTATATGATGTCATTGTTAACATTTTTATGGAAGATGCTGGCTGTGCCTTTATCTTAGATGATAATGACCATCTCTGTGGTGTTGTCTCTCGTAAAGATTTGTTAAAAGCTAGTATTGGTGGCGGGGATTTATCGAAAATACCTATTGGGATGATCATGACACGCATGCCAAATATTTCGACGGTTTTAGAGACAGATCTTCTTTTTGAAGCGACAGAAAAATTAGTCGCTAGACAAGTCGATAGTTTACCTGTCGTCAGATTACTAGAGGGAAATCATTATCAAGTTGTCGGTAAGTTATCTAAAACCATCATAACGAAACTATTCTTGGAAATAAAAGGGTAG
- a CDS encoding 3-hydroxyacyl-CoA dehydrogenase has product MTIKQVTVAGSGVLGSQIAFQAAYKGFDVTIYDINDQALENGKLRIQHLASLYRDEINLAKKNYSEKVLTINYNKNLLPKLDDIFLSKVAHSLFLVDELPKAIHFTSDLADAVSQADLIIEAIPERIDIKQAFYEKLGKIAPSQTIFATNSSTLLPSQFAEISGRPDKFIALHFANNIWQNNMVEIMGHEKTSPDTHQDVLTFAQQIGMVPLELHQEQPGYILNSILVPFLESALTLYYNKIADTETIDKTWKIGTGAPYGPLEILDIIGIETAYNILKNYADTSLDPTCLHARLANMLKEEFIDKGYLGRASGRGFHTYSA; this is encoded by the coding sequence ATGACAATAAAACAAGTAACAGTAGCTGGCAGTGGTGTTTTAGGTAGTCAAATTGCCTTTCAGGCAGCATACAAAGGATTTGACGTAACCATCTATGATATCAATGACCAAGCCCTTGAAAATGGAAAACTTCGCATTCAACACTTAGCTTCTCTCTACCGAGATGAAATCAATCTTGCCAAAAAAAATTATAGTGAAAAAGTCCTCACAATTAATTATAATAAAAACCTCCTCCCAAAATTGGATGACATTTTCTTATCAAAGGTAGCCCATTCCTTATTTTTAGTGGATGAATTGCCAAAGGCTATCCACTTTACTTCTGACCTAGCTGACGCTGTCTCACAAGCAGATCTTATCATTGAAGCTATCCCAGAAAGAATCGATATCAAACAAGCATTCTATGAAAAACTTGGTAAAATAGCTCCAAGTCAAACCATTTTTGCTACAAATTCGTCAACATTATTGCCAAGTCAATTTGCTGAAATTTCGGGAAGACCTGATAAATTCATCGCCTTACATTTCGCTAATAATATTTGGCAAAATAATATGGTTGAAATTATGGGCCATGAGAAGACCAGCCCCGACACACACCAAGACGTCTTGACCTTTGCCCAACAGATTGGTATGGTTCCACTTGAACTTCACCAAGAACAGCCGGGCTACATCCTGAATTCTATTTTAGTGCCCTTTTTAGAAAGTGCTTTAACGCTTTATTACAACAAAATAGCTGATACAGAAACTATCGATAAAACTTGGAAAATTGGTACTGGAGCACCCTATGGACCACTTGAAATTTTAGATATTATTGGTATTGAAACTGCCTATAATATTTTAAAAAATTATGCTGATACCAGTCTTGATCCTACTTGTCTCCACGCCCGATTAGCCAACATGTTAAAAGAAGAATTTATTGATAAAGGCTATCTTGGACGAGCAAGTGGAAGAGGTTTCCACACCTATTCAGCATAG
- a CDS encoding rhodanese-like domain-containing protein, which produces MIKSESISELKNALASQNINLIDVREVDEYKSGHVPTAKNMPLSTLAEGYLGLDKEKTYHIICQSGGRSARACDFLEEKGYHVINVTGGTAAWDGPLV; this is translated from the coding sequence ATGATTAAGTCAGAAAGTATTAGTGAGTTAAAAAATGCTTTAGCTAGTCAAAACATCAATTTAATTGATGTCAGAGAAGTTGATGAATACAAGAGTGGTCATGTTCCAACTGCCAAAAACATGCCTTTAAGTACTTTAGCTGAAGGTTACCTAGGCTTGGATAAGGAGAAAACTTATCATATCATTTGTCAATCAGGTGGTCGTTCAGCTAGGGCTTGTGACTTTTTAGAAGAAAAAGGTTATCATGTCATTAACGTAACTGGTGGAACAGCCGCTTGGGATGGACCATTAGTTTAA